Proteins encoded by one window of Rutidosis leptorrhynchoides isolate AG116_Rl617_1_P2 chromosome 7, CSIRO_AGI_Rlap_v1, whole genome shotgun sequence:
- the LOC139857807 gene encoding large ribosomal subunit protein uL15x-like, with protein sequence MTTRLRKNRKKRGHVSAGHGRIGKHRKHPGGRGNAGGMHHHRILFDKYHPGYFGKVGMRYFHRLRNKFHCPIVNVDKLWSMVPQDVKDKASGDKVPVVDVTQFGYFKVLGKGAVPVTHPMVVKAKLISKTAEKKIKEAGGAVLLTA encoded by the coding sequence ATGACGACAAGATTGAGGAAGAATAGGAAGAAGCGGGGTCACGTCAGTGCAGGTCACGGTCGTATCGGAAAGCACCGTAAACATCCAGGAGGACGTGGTAACGCTGGTGGTATGCATCACCACAGGATCTTATTCGACAAGTACCATCCTGGTTACTTTGGTAAGGTTGGTATGAGGTACTTTCACAGGCTGAGAAACAAGTTCCACTGCCCAATTGTTAATGTTGATAAGCTATGGTCAATGGTGCCGCAAGATGTTAAGGATAAGGCTTCTGGTGATAAGGTTCCCGTTGTTGATGTGACCCAGTTTGGTTACTTTAAGGTTTTGGGTAAGGGAGCTGTGCCTGTAACGCACCCGATGGTTGTTAAGGCGAAGTTGATTTCCAAGACTGCTGAGAAGAAGATCAAAGAGGCCGGTGGTGCTGTTTTGCTTACTGCTTAG
- the LOC139858309 gene encoding U-box domain-containing protein 33-like isoform X1, producing MSQHNDHHEIMEQIEGRQIMSPEIVEVDDHENRSVSSEPVDVFVAVGKNDLDVVKWAVDHLVVPGARVYLVHVFPPVTHIPTPVGKLSRSQLSKEQVQIYINEENNKRRSLLQKYIRLCADAKITVETMLIESNTPTKAILDLIHVVNITKLVIGTKRTPSLRRLRKGLSKGEFVKKNAPDFCDVSIVYNRKQVMVGQQRHVAGVTPSDMPTTSQNGSKIIPFQKERNFFECACFSRKLD from the exons ATGTCACAGCATAATGATCATCATGAGATAATGGAACAGATCGAAGGGCGACAAATTATGTCTCCTGAAATTGTGGAGGTTGATGATCATGAAAACCGCAGTGTAAGTAGTGAACCGGTTGATGTATTTGTTGCGGTTGGGAAAAACGATCTAGATGTCGTGAAATGGGCTGTTGATCATCTTGTTGTTCCCGGTGCTCGTGTATATCTCGTTCATGTTTTCCCTCCAGTTACTCATATACCAACTCCGG TTGGAAAGCTTTCGAGAAGCCAATTAAGCAAAGAGCAAGTTCAAATCTACATAAACGAAGAGAATAACAAACGAAGAAGTCTTTTACAAAAGTACATACGCCTTTGCGCAGATGCCAAG ATAACCGTTGAAACAATGCTTATCGAGAGCAATACACCAACCAAGGCTATTCTAGATCTAATCCATGTCGTTAACATTACTAAACTTGTCATTGGAACCAAACGGACACCTTCACTAAG GAGGTTGAGAAAGGGGTTGAGTAAAGGAGAGTTCGTTAAGAAGAATGCACCGGATTTTTGTGATGTTTCTATCGTTTATAACAGGAAACAAGTTATGGTTGGTCAACAACGGCACGTTGCAGGTGTTACACCTTCTGATATGCCTACCACGAGTCAAAATGGGTCGAAAATCATCCCTTTCCAAAAGGAACGGAATTTTTTTGAGTGTGCATGTTTTTCCAGAAAATTAGATTGA
- the LOC139858309 gene encoding U-box domain-containing protein 33-like isoform X2: protein MSPEIVEVDDHENRSVSSEPVDVFVAVGKNDLDVVKWAVDHLVVPGARVYLVHVFPPVTHIPTPVGKLSRSQLSKEQVQIYINEENNKRRSLLQKYIRLCADAKITVETMLIESNTPTKAILDLIHVVNITKLVIGTKRTPSLRRLRKGLSKGEFVKKNAPDFCDVSIVYNRKQVMVGQQRHVAGVTPSDMPTTSQNGSKIIPFQKERNFFECACFSRKLD, encoded by the exons ATGTCTCCTGAAATTGTGGAGGTTGATGATCATGAAAACCGCAGTGTAAGTAGTGAACCGGTTGATGTATTTGTTGCGGTTGGGAAAAACGATCTAGATGTCGTGAAATGGGCTGTTGATCATCTTGTTGTTCCCGGTGCTCGTGTATATCTCGTTCATGTTTTCCCTCCAGTTACTCATATACCAACTCCGG TTGGAAAGCTTTCGAGAAGCCAATTAAGCAAAGAGCAAGTTCAAATCTACATAAACGAAGAGAATAACAAACGAAGAAGTCTTTTACAAAAGTACATACGCCTTTGCGCAGATGCCAAG ATAACCGTTGAAACAATGCTTATCGAGAGCAATACACCAACCAAGGCTATTCTAGATCTAATCCATGTCGTTAACATTACTAAACTTGTCATTGGAACCAAACGGACACCTTCACTAAG GAGGTTGAGAAAGGGGTTGAGTAAAGGAGAGTTCGTTAAGAAGAATGCACCGGATTTTTGTGATGTTTCTATCGTTTATAACAGGAAACAAGTTATGGTTGGTCAACAACGGCACGTTGCAGGTGTTACACCTTCTGATATGCCTACCACGAGTCAAAATGGGTCGAAAATCATCCCTTTCCAAAAGGAACGGAATTTTTTTGAGTGTGCATGTTTTTCCAGAAAATTAGATTGA